A DNA window from Aspergillus nidulans FGSC A4 chromosome I contains the following coding sequences:
- a CDS encoding uncharacterized protein (transcript_id=CADANIAT00007384) — MAEPPAKRARRIDSSAMWDMDDRGSRSPVVDSNYDRNSRRDPSDDGREGPREDRKYRSRSEDRRDKRRERSRSRDRRDRDRDRGRDRRERDKDGRDARVRDRSGSRDRYTDRRGYSFKGDRYRDRSRSPTRNGTRDRASPGRGSRGDRRNERRDQRDRHNIAPDSKYRADWTKDEMDMDLDEAEEDDIDELMRRCLGFSKFRSTKNTKVPGNNAYGVRKEKKTEYRQYMNRQGGFNRPLSPSR; from the exons ATGGCAGAGCCGCCAGCTAAGCGTGCTCGCCGCATTGACAGCTCCGCAATGTGGGATATGGATGATCGAGGGTCGCGCTCCCCTGTTGTGGACTCGAACTATGATAGGAATTCCAGACGCGATCCGTCGGATGACGGACGTGAAGGGCCCCGCGAAGACAGGAAGTATCGCTCTCGATCAGAAGACAGACGAGACAAACGAAGAGAAAGGAGCAGATCCAGGGATCGCCGCGATCGTGACAGGGACCGAGGCCGTGACAGGAGGGAACGTGATAAGGATGGGCGGGATGCAAGAGTCCGTGACAGAAGTGGCAGCCGCGACAGGTACACAGACCGACGAG GTTATTCGTTCAAGGGTGACAGGTATCGCGATCGTTCCCGGTCACCGACCCGAAACGGCACTCGAGACAGAGCATCGCCAGGCCGGGGCTCGCGAGGTGATCGCAGAAACGAACGTAGGGACCAGCGAGACCGACACAACATTGCGCCAGATTCAAAATATCGAGCGGATTGGACAAAAGATGAAATGGACATGGATCTtgatgaagcagaagaggatgacATCGACGAGCTCATGCGACGGTGCCTGGGATTCTCGAAATTCAGGAGCACCAAGAATACAAAGGTACCTGGAAACAATGCCTATGGTGTgcgaaaggagaagaagacggagtATCGACAGTACATGAACCGTCAAGGAGGGTTCAACCGACCTCTGAGTCCGTCGCGGTAA
- a CDS encoding NAD(P)/FAD-dependent oxidoreductase (transcript_id=CADANIAT00007385), which produces MSVSSDRRDIIIVGGGIIGCCSAYYLTRHPSFDPSRHSVTLIEASDIAGGASGKAGGLLALWAYPSNIVPLSYKLHAELAKEHNGKDRWGYREVGCAQLVARGRPLSEKKEKDGAGSSLSLQKRSASAMGKLKTAKIPPELDWIEPELVRGYESMSDPGETAQVHPYLFTTSIAKLAEEKGAKVILGSVTDIDYKGGSVKSVTYTEKETGQAQTIPATDIVVAAGPWTSSILPDAPISAMRAHSVVIQPTRPASAHTLFTNIEIPANFDPSTKSRPTVASPEIYARPDNTVYACGEGDQVVPLPKTTADVEVDPRRCEDIINQVGSISDALRDGEVKARQACYLPNVNAVSGGPLVGKTGTKGLYLAAGHTCWGIQNAPGTGKLISEFVFDGRAKSANIESLDPRNVL; this is translated from the exons ATGTCTGTGTCGAGTGACCGTCGCGACATCATCATTGTCG GTGGCGGTATCATTGGATGTTGCTCTGCCTATTACCTGACACGACACCCTTCTTTCGACCCTTCTCGCCACTCTGTGACTCTAATCGAAGCATCCGACATCGCAGGAGGGGCATCAGGCAAGGCGGGCGGCCTTCTAGCGCTGTGGGCATATCCCAGCAATATTGTCCCATTGAGCTACAAACTACATGCAGAACTAGCCAAAGAACACAATGGAAAAGATAGATGGGGATATAGGGAAGTCGGGTGCGCACAACTGGTCGCTCGAGGCCGCCCGCTCagcgagaagaaagagaaagatggtGCTGGTAGCTCCTTATCGCTGCAGAAACGCAGCGCATCCGCCATGGGGAAACTAAAGACCGCAAAGATACCCCCTGAGCTTGACTGGATCGAACCGGAGCTTGTCAGAGGCTACGAAAGCATGAGCGACCCCGGCGAAACTGCGCAGGTGCATCCGTACCTCTTTACAACGTCAATCGCCaagcttgcggaggagaagggcgcCAAAGTGATACTGGGCTCAGTCACAGACATCGACTATAAAGGTGGCTCGGTTAAGTCTGTCACTTACACAGAGAAGGAAACCGGTCAGGCACAAACGATCCCTGCCACCGACATTGTTGTGGCTGCTGGCCCGTGGACAAGCTCCATCCTTCCGGATGCCCCAATATCTGCCATGCGCGCGCATAGTGTTGTGATACAACCCACGAGACCAGCCAGTGCACATACACTATTCACCAATATTGAAATTCCAGCCAATTTCGATCCCTCGACGAAGTCGCGGCCAACAGTGGCATCGCCAGAGATCTACGCCCGCCCTGACAATACTGTGTATGCCTGTGGTGAAGGGGACCAAGTAGTTCCGCTTCCTAAAACTACCGCAGACGTTGAGGTCGATCCACGACGATGTGAGGATATTATCAATCAGGTTGGATCTATTTCCGATGCACTTCGGGACGGCGAGGTGAAAGCACGACAGGCCTGCTACTTGCCCAACGTGAATGCAGTCAGTGGGGGCCCGCTGGTCGGAAAAACTGGGACGAAGGGACTTTATCTTGCTGCTGGGCATACTTGCTGGGGTATTCAAAATGCGCCTGGCACAGGAAAACTGATCAGCGAATTCGTGTTTGATGGCCGTGCAAAGAGTGCCAACATTGAATCTCTGGATCCAAGAAACGTCCTGTAA
- the cwh41 gene encoding mannosyl-oligosaccharide glucosidase (transcript_id=CADANIAT00007386), whose translation MHLSISSLLSAPLFCAAALAVQVSDGVSTVAHEAARASNESLLWGPYKPNLYFGVRPRIPNSVFAGLMWAKVDNYATAQENFRHTCEQNEGMAGYGWDEYDVRKGGRETIHDAGNSLDLTIDFVKVPGGQHGGSWAARVKGVPRDDALPDQPTTVVFYAGLEGLGSLGVSTESDDPRGFEGDVKLDGFTAELGRFSIDVTAGPKTNEHPAYNHPSYDDKPLDRTIVSSFPVPPEHTWQTKVLLFTQMKKAVDEAIQKYGAENPPPPAQVFTVNNSPGDGNVQLVQKVFSGAFEFDILFSSGSAPEPLTSEILTAEIKSASLSFSERFKKILSPQSPFDSADYLEFSKSMLSNLIGGIGFFHGSDIVDRSAAPEYDEENEGFWEETEEARSRAQPVLEGPKDLFTAVPSRPFFPRGFLWDEGFHLIPILDWDPDLALEIVKSWFSLMDEDGWIAREQILGNEARSKVPPEFTVQSTQYGDIKSYDREAFSTKEAYRWRGRSVQHILTSGLDDYPRAQPPHPGELHVDLISWMGMMTRALRRIAETLGETEDIEEFKAYETAIERNIDDLHWDADAKTYCDATIDDYEDSVHVCHKGYVSIAPFLTGIVGPDSPRLEAILDLIEDPEELWSDYGIRSLSKKDEFYGTAENYWRSPVWININYLVLKNLYNIALTPGPQQNRARKMYSGLRKNLVENVYREWKNTGFAWEQYNPETGKGQRTQHFTGWTSLVVKMMAMPDLPASEKTGHDEL comes from the exons ATGCATCTCTCGATATCTTCATTACTTTCAGCGCCCCTGTTCTGCGCGGCCGCGCTTGCCGTCCAAGTTAGTGACGGTGTGTCAACAGTAGCCCACGAGGCTGCCAGAGCCAGCAATGAATCGCTACTATGGGGTCCTTACAAGCCGAATTTATACTTTGGTGTTCGTCCTCGAATACCTAATAGCGTTTTCGCGGGCCTGATGTGGGCAAAGGTCGACAACTATGCAACCGCTCAAGAAA ATTTTAGGCATACATGCGAACAGAACGAAGGAATGGCAGGCTACGGCTGGGACGAGTATGACGTTCGAAAAGGCGGCCGCGAAACAATCCACGATGCCGGAAACTCGCTCGACTTAACTATCGACTTCGTTAAAGTCCCTGGCGGACAACATGGAGGCAGCTGGGCCGCACGGGTGAAAGGTGTCCCTCGAGATGATGCTCTGCCTGATCAGCCCACGACGGTGGTCTTCTACGCCGGTCTAGAGGGACTTGGCAGCTTGGGGGTTTCGACCGAGAGCGACGACCCTAGAGGATTTGAGGGGGACGTTAAACTTGACGGGTTCACGGCTGAGCTTGGTCGATTCTCAATAGATGTGACTGCGGGCCCCAAGACCAACGAGCATCCTGCGTATAATCATCCCTCATATGATGACAAGCCGCTGGACAGGACCATAGTGTCGAGTTTTCCGGTGCCGCCGGAGCACACCTGGCAGACAAAGG TGCTGCTGTTTACGCAAATGAAAAAAGCAGTTGATGAGGCCATTCAGAAGTATGGAGCGGAGAATCCGCCACCCCCTGCCCAGGTCTTCACCGTCAACAATTCACCAGGTGATGGAAATGTCCAGTTGGTACAAAAGGTTTTCTCCGGTGCTTTTGAG TTTgatattctcttctcctctggtTCCGCGCCGGAACCTCTCACAT CGGAGATCCTTACTGCTGAGATCAAGAGTGCTTcactctccttctccgagagGTTCAAGAAAATACTTTCCCCGCAGTCACCCTTTGATTCCGCAGATTACCTTGAATTCTCCAAGTCCATGCTCTCAAACCTCATCGGTGGCATCGGCTTCTTCCATGGCTCAGACATTGTTGACCGCTCAGCTGCCCCGGAGTacgatgaagagaatgaaggTTTCTGGGAGGAAACAGAGGAAGCCAGAAGCCGGGCACAACCTGTGCTTGAAGGGCCAAAAGATCTTTTTACTGCCGTGCCATCTCGCCCATTCTTCCCACGTGGTTTTCTCTGGGATGAGGGATTCCACTTGATACCAATCCTAGACTGGGACCCTGATCTTGC ACTCGAAATTGTGAAGAGTTGGTTCAGCTTGATGGACGAAGATGGCTGGATTGCGCGCGAGCAGATTCTGGGTAACGAAGCTCGAAGCAAGGTCCCGCCTGAGTTTACAGTCCA GTCCACTCAATACGGTGACATCAAGTCTTACGACCGTGAGGCATTTTCGACCAAGGAGGCGTACCGCTGGCGTGGACGGTCTGTGCAGCACATCTTAACATCTGGATTGGATGACTATCCCCGGGCccaacctcctcatcctggtGAGCTTCACGTGGATCTCATTAGCTGGATGGGTATGATGACTCGGGCGCTACGCCGCATTGCGGAGACCCTTGGTGAAactgaggatattgaggagtTTAAGGCCTACGAAACCGCCATCGAACGAAACATCGACGATCTTCACTGGGACGCGGATGCGAAGACCTACTGTGACGCCACAATCGATGACTACGAAGACTCTGTTCACGTCTGCCACAAGGGATATGTCTCAATTGCGCCGTTTCTGACAGGCATTGTGGGTCCGGACAGTCCTCGCTTGGAGGCTATCTTGGATTTGATTGAAGACCCTGAGGAGCTTTGGTCTGACTATGGTATTCGAAGTCTCAGTAAGAAGGATGAATTTTATGGCACTGCTGAGAATTACTGGAGAAGCCCTGTGTGGATTAACATTAACTACCTTGTCCTCAAGAACCTTTAC AATATCGCACTTACACCCGGCCCCCAGCAGAACAGGGCCCGCAAAATGTATTCAGGTCTCCGGAAGAACCTGGTTGAAAATGTATACCGGGAGTGGAAGAACACTGGCTTTGCCTGGGAGCAGTACAATCCTGAAACCGGAAAGGGGCAGCGGACGCAGCACTTTACAGGCTGGACCAGCTTGGTGGTAAAAATGATGGCTATGCCTGACCTTCCCGCCAGCGAGAAGACAGGTCATGACGAGCTATAA
- a CDS encoding MMtag domain-containing protein (transcript_id=CADANIAT00007387): MDLVAGVRKEGSRGGRGDFKWSDVKDSSHRENYLGHSLMAPVGRWQQGKDLQWYTRGEDDPEEAARKGREERQRVKAAEEEAMARALGLPLPSQNANLMPLGGEERPATSGNSDEKTTGMGGNNQFNYTVHLADELE; this comes from the exons ATGGATCTCGTTGCCGGCGTCCGAAAAGAAGGCAGCCG cggcggccgcggcgaCTTCAAATGGTCGGACGTTAAAGATTCTTCACATCGCGAAAACTACCTTGGTCATTCTCTCATGGCACCTGTTGGACGATGGCAACAGGGTAAAGACTTACAATGGTACACGCGCGGAGAGGATGACCCAGAGGAAGCGGCCAGAAAGGGACGAGAGGAGCGACAGCGCGTCAaagctgcggaggaggaggccatGGCTCGGGCTCTGGGTCTTCCATTACCATCCCAGAACGCGAACCTGATGCCGTTAGGGGGGGAGGAAAGACCGGCAACTAGCGGGAATTCAGATGAGAAGACAACAGGTATGGGAGGGAACAATCAGTTCAATTATACCGTGCATTTggctgatgagctggagtAG
- a CDS encoding uncharacterized protein (transcript_id=CADANIAT00007388), with protein MESNDNKKAISPKAQYGRGLQLRALNVEKGSKRTALSQRRNLLFVACGHQIYVWEPAGASQVLGSRPEMIITPVMKEPHATGYIRPASPHEINNILVDDLGREEVLLLATDSGNVCGYRVEAIYSTLKRAVDNGRARPLDGSEVEPFFIEYVGASAWGLAIHKFARLIAVSANTGYVTVFAFALVSPGSDKGDDLFRQLEKADDATEYGQTWLHIRTEGQFKQLQQLMPEKYRTRNIKLTYSGHFTNIPSVGFLNTDFDPNGMWMVSTDIYNRTIVWNVWRSLSPFNEYHLNNVAPWSIPEDAYLDDGDRGWSVIALDPRSFHLVKTEEEACGGQPRRRVRNKQEILDLTSLTKRVPDSTRLYSHFPPAVKAEPEETLLPDFFEADCLINGNHNAQEKSDARKAQAVVPSNARNHDSAEAISHQAVDGSLNADILSGDSASDSDHISEQQQTTGSHALLSAIANDPSRILSPEDILEIALRETAGVDIHEVQALLSETMGDDDDDHFQLEMEVDASDSSGSTSEEDETAHHPLDDFGLHFSTSPPNSNFPILHFSHTNICLIPHPFSLNASVLCGAPLLQRFTQPIVSIRGFDRFNMVKYIPEHGIVVAASQKGRAAIIALTESPTTGRTFRVDWIVPLESQEKYGERPLVPLLGMSVAPMQGFEIQPDIPYIPQDPYAEGKEMETETERGTSMNDLLFQCKETNNSLSSSGSDSEQEFTLPECHARATRSYQPEESWRGWNPSRRYRLMLMYADHTVMSYEFWYTWNASDGHVRAEAGVEAATYGDSVESEGEDAYLIL; from the exons atggaGTCGAACGATAACAAGAAGGCAATAAGCCCGAAAGCTCAGTACGGAAGAGGTCTTCAATTAAGAGCACTGAATGTTGAAAAGGGATCGAAACGG ACTGCACTGTCCCAACGGCGGAATCTACTGTTCGTGGCTTGCGGCCACCAGATCTATGTCTGGGAACCAGCCGGGGCCTCGCAGGTATTAGGTTCCAGGCCTGAAATGATTATCACGCCTGTTATGAAAGAGCCTCACGCTACCGGTTATATCCGGCCAGCATCTCCACATGAAATTAACAACATCCTTGTGGACGATCTCGGTCGCGAAGAGGTTCTGCTCCTGGCAACGGACTCGGGCAATGTTTGTGGATACCGAGTTGAAGCCATTTACTCAACTCTAAAAAGAGCTGTTGATAACGGAAGAGCCAGGCCTCTAGATGGCTCCGAGGTGGAGCCCTTTTTCATTGAGTATGTCGGTGCCAGTGCTTGGGGCCTAGCCATTCACAAGTTCGCTCGTTTAATCGCCGTATCTGCCAATACCGGATATGTGActgtctttgcttttgcgCTTGTCAGCCCAGGGTCGGATAAGGGCGATGATTTATTTCGTCAGCTAGAAAAGGCTGATGATGCTACGGAGTATGGCCAAACGTGGCTACATATACGGACTGAAGGACAGTTCAAACAACTGCAGCAGCTGATGCCAGAAAAATATCGTACTCGGAATATAAAGCTAACCTACAGTGGTCATTTCACCAATATACCATCTGTTGGTTTTCTGAACACTGATTTTGATCCGAATGGGATGTGGATGGTCAGTACAGATATCTACAATAGAACGATAGTTTGGAATGTGTGGAGAAGCTTGAGTCCCTTCAACGAATATCACCTCAATAATGTGGCACCGTGGAGTATACCTGAAGACGCGTATCTGGACGACGG TGACCGCGGGTGGTCCGTCATTGCCCTTGACCCGCGCTCATTCCACTTAGTTAagaccgaggaagaagcatgTGGTGGCCAGCCCCGGCGGCGCGTGAGAAATAAGCAGGAGATTCTCGATTTGACAAGCCTTACCAAAAGAGTTCCAGATTCAACGCGTCTCTACAGCCACTTCCCACCTGCCGTTAAGGCCGAGCCAGAAGAGACCTTATTGCCTGATTTCTTTGAGGCAGATTGTCTTATAAATGGGAATCATAACGCCCAGGAAAAGAGTGATGCACGGAAAGCTCAGGCTGTTGTGCCGAGCAACGCACGTAATCACGATTCCGCAGAAGCTATTAGCCACCAGGCAGTTGACGGTTCTCTTAATGCGGATATTCTGAGCGGAGACAGCGCTTCTGACTCGGACCACATTTCAGAACAACAGCAAACTACAGGCAGTCACGCGCTCTTAAGTGCCATAGCAAATGACCCAAGCCGcattctttctcctgaaGACATCCTTGAGATTGCTCTCCGCGAGACTGCTGGTGTCGATATCCATGAAGTCCAAGCCCTCCTTTCAGAAACTATgggggatgatgatgatgaccaCTTTCAGCTGGAAATGGAAGTCGACGCTTCTGATTCGAGCGGGAGCACATCTGAGGAGGACGAAACAGCGCACCACCCTCTTGATGACTTTGGTCTGCATTTCTCAACTT CACCACCAAACTCCAACTTCCCCATCCTTCACTTCTCTCACACCAACATCTGCCTTATCCCACATCCTTTCTCCCTGAACGCCAGCGTCCTTTGCGGCGCCCCGCTCCTCCAACGCTTCACTCAACCCATAGTTTCAATTCGCGGCTTCGATCGCTTCAACATGGTCAAATACATTCCCGAGCATGGGATCGTCGTCGCAGCTTCCCAGAAGGGTCGGGCCGCTATTATTGCTCTTACTGAGTCGCCCACAACTGGCCGCACCTTTCGAGTTGATTGGATTGTTCCGCTTGAGAGCCAGGAAAAGTATGGCGAGCGCCCACTTGTGCCACTGTTGGGGATGAGTGTCGCGCCGATGCAAGGGTTTGAGATTCAACCGGATATTCCTTATATTCCGCAGGACCCTTACgctgaggggaaggaaatGGAGACTGAGACTGAGCGTGGAACGAGCATGAATGATTTGCTTTTCCAGTGCAAGGAAACCAATAACTCATTGTCTTCATCAGGAAGCGATTCTGAACAAGAATTTACACTTCCCGAATGCCACGCCCGCGCAACCCGCTCCTACCAGCCCGAGGAGAGCTGGCGAGGCTGGAACCCCTCGCGCCGGTACAGACTCATGCTTATGTACGCGGATCACACAGTCATGAGCTATGAATTTTGGTATACCTGGAATGCTTCGGACGGGCATGTCAGAGCGGAAGCTGGAGTTGAAGCTGCTACTTATGGTGACAGTGTCGAGAGTGAGGGGGAGGATGCGTACCTCATTCTTTGA
- a CDS encoding RBR-type E3 ubiquitin transferase (transcript_id=CADANIAT00007389) — protein sequence MDSDALPEDERSEELSSIAAIFPEIKIDPSSPYRASLDIPVKPATPLNVCFYQRPEVGFPSVLTPPTSLDASEVGLGSKAKLDDQSMADTEKDVHVLAHLPPLNLEIELPEGYPSIKPPIFKLNTNPRWLPLWAVSKLLDDGKRLWEEFGRSLVVFSYIDHLQQLAETAFGIDEASGGEVRLSRELKIALLDFNSKAEREKFEQETFECGICLEPKKGVNCHRLLLCSHVFCIPCLQDFYNTCITEGDVEGVKCLAPDCGQEQNPPAAGQGNIRKKRDRTLSPSELLQIPLEQETVQRYVFMKRKRKLEADKTTIYCPRQWCQGAARSKKHPKPIDPMADDLEDSGDESEGLIFDPLGEESQLPPMADRLAICEDCNYAFCCVCKKGWHGELLRCFPRRQAELTAEEKATEDYLRLYTSACPTCDAPCQKRMGCNHMKCFKCETHFCYLCSAWLEEGNPYRHFNDLASPCFNRLWDLEGGDGIDPEGAEALHQVPEQMIFDDGSDDDEEPQQWVMDREANEPRNGRQPPPPAPVPPRVNQVGGNRALGRNANGLDAAGRAAAAERQAQARAMAEIRAGRVPERAGHEQPPVPHAGLQRFLELVQNDREDEWDSDELEDGF from the coding sequence ATGGATTCGGATGCTCTtccagaagacgagagatCAGAGGAGCTCTCGTCCATtgccgccatcttcccagaaATCAAGATTGACCCTTCGTCTCCGTACCGGGCGTCACTAGATATACCAGTGAAACCAGCGACGCCTCTGAACGTCTGCTTCTATCAGCGCCCGGAAGTCGGCTTTCCTTCGGTGCTTACTCCTCCAACCTCCCTCGATGCCAGCGAAGTCGGCCTCGGCTCCAAAGCCAAGTTAGATGACCAGTCCATGGCGGATACGGAAAAAGATGTGCATGTCCTCGCACACCTACCACCTCTTAATCTTGAGATTGAGCTTCCGGAAGGCTATCCTTCGATCAAACCTCCCATATTTAAGCTCAACACCAATCCACGTTGGTTACCCTTATGGGCCGTTTCGAAATTACTGGACGATGGCAAGCGTCTCTGGGAAGAATTTGGCCGGTCTCTCGTGGTATTCAGCTACATAGATCATCTGCAACAGCTGGCAGAAACAGCATTCGGAATCGACGAAGCTTCAGGCGGCGAAGTACGGCTTTCGCGGGAGCTAAAGATTGCTTTACTAGACTTCAATAGCAAAGCAGAGCGCGAGAAGTTTGAGCAGGAGACCTTTGAATGTGGGATCTGTCTTGAGCCCAAGAAAGGTGTTAACTGCCATCGTCTCTTACTGTGCTCCCATGTCTTTTGCATACCTTGCCTGCAAGACTTTTATAACACTTGTATCACAGAGGGAGATGTTGAGGGCGTCAAGTGCCTGGCGCCTGATTGTGGTCAAGAACAAAATCCACCAGCGGCCGGCCAGGGTAATATTCGCAAAAAGCGAGATCGGACACTTAGCCCGTCGGAGCTACTGCAGATACCTCTTGAACAAGAAACTGTGCAACGTTATGTCTTCatgaaaaggaagaggaagctggaagctgACAAGACAACTATATATTGTCCTCGGCAATGGTGTCAAGGTGCAGCGCGGTCAAAAAAGCACCCTAAACCTATTGATCCTATGGCAGACGATTTGGAGGATTCTGGGGATGAGTCAGAAGGCCTAATCTTTGACCCCCTTGGGGAGGAGAGCCAACTGCCCCCGATGGCGGATCGCTTGGCCATTTGCGAGGACTGCAACTacgccttctgctgcgttTGTAAGAAAGGCTGGCACGGAGAACTATTACGGTGCTTCCCTCGGCGACAGGCGGAGCTGACcgcagaggagaaggcgacaGAGGACTATCTCAGATTATACACATCCGCTTGTCCAACCTGCGATGCTCCCTGCCAGAAACGCATGGGCTGCAATCACATGAAATGCTTCAAATGCGAAACACACTTTTGCTATCTCTGCTCCGCCTGGCTTGAGGAGGGAAATCCTTATCGACACTTCAATGATCTCGCCAGTCCATGCTTTAACAGACTCTGGGACCTAGAAGGCGGCGACGGCATTGACCCAGAAGGTGCTGAAGCTTTGCATCAAGTCCCCGAACAGATGATCTTCGACGACGGTagtgacgacgatgaagaaccACAACAATGGGTGATGGATCGTGAGGCTAACGAGCCGAGGAACGGACGAcagcctccaccaccagccCCAGTTCCTCCACGTGTCAACCAAGTTGGTGGAAACCGCGCTCTAGGACGCAATGCCAACGGTCTTGATGCAGCAGGTCGAGCAGCCGCAGCTGAGCGGCAAGCTCAGGCCCGAGCCATGGCGGAAATCCGAGCCGGTCGTGTCCCTGAGCGCGCTGGGCATGAACAACCCCCCGTCCCACATGCTGGTCTCCAGCGATTCCTCGAACTTGTTCAGAACGACCGCGAAGATGAATGGGATAGTGACGAGCTCGAAGACGGTTTTTAA
- a CDS encoding dolichyldiphosphatase (transcript_id=CADANIAT00007390): MEEDEQPLASLSLTHVHYNPDDPLSLVSAWLALVPQALCVVYVTLVWASREVEVGLMFAGQLVCEALNFALKRIIKEERPKQMFGKGYGMPSSHAQFVAFFAVYLTLFLIFRHAPNSANQSILFRMVASLGITLGASAVAVSRIYLTYHTVRQVLAGCAVGAVFALFWFTFTGLLRSYGWIDWALEHSIVRLLRIRDLVQGLHKLRGYKYTYVLDMTRCCVFDKNNSELQCSTRHHAQ; encoded by the exons ATggaggaagacgagcagCCTCTAGCGTCATTATCCCTTACTCACGTTCATTAT AACCCTGACGATCCTCTATCTCTCGTATCGGCATGGCTTGCTCTCGTTCCTCAAGCATTATGCGTTGTCTACGTTACTCTCGTCTGGGCTTCGCgcgaggtggaggtgggTTTGATGTTTGCCGGGCAGCTCGTCTGTGAGGCTCTCAACTTCGCCCTCAAGCGAATCATCAAGGAGGAGCGGCCAAAGC AGATGTTTGGAAAGGGCTACGGTATGCCATCATCCCACGCGCAGTttgtcgccttcttcgccgtctaTTTGACCCTATTCCTCATCTTTCGACACGCTCCAAACAGCGCAAACCAGAGCATCTTGTTCCGCATGGTTGCCTCTCTGGGGATAACTCTTGGTGCTAGCGCAGTGGCCGTTAGCCGTATATACTTGACTTATCATACTGTCCGACAAGTCCTTGCCGGATGTGCTGTAGGGGCAGTTTTTGCCCTGTTTTGGTTCACCTTCACCGGACTGTTGCGCAGTTATGGCTGGATTGACTGGGCTCTGGAGCACTCGATAGTTCGGCTTCTGAGGATACGGGACTTGGTG CAG GGGCTTCACAAACTGCGAGGGTACAAGTACACATACGTCCTAGATATGACTAGGTGTTGTGTGTTTGACAAGAATAACAGCGAGCTTCA GTGTTCAACGAGGCACCACGCCCAATAG